Within the Malassezia vespertilionis chromosome 3, complete sequence genome, the region GCTCAGGCAAGGTCCgcctgccgcgcctgccggcgctcgacgcgctttcAAACCACGTGACGTAGTTTGACCATATTTGCAGTAGTACCCCAcaggcgcgacgctcggCCCGACTGTCGACGAGCGTCTTTCGCGCATAGAGACCATGGCGGAACATCTGGTAGGTAGCGCACGTGGAAAGTGTATGGGGCTGACACGATGCGCCTGTatttgcgcgctgggcaACTAGACCGAAGGTACGTGTGATGGGGTGTACTGACATGTGCAGAGCAAATTGCTGGTAGGTTGCCGCGGTGGGCGTTCTAATTCGCAGAATTCAAAGAGGCCTTCTCTCTTTTTGACAAGGGTACGTCTAGGCGTGTGGTCGTGCTAATCGCTAGATGGAGATGGCTCGATTACTACCAAAGAGCTCGGTACTGTAATGCGCTCTCTGGGCCAAAACCCGACCGAAGCGGAGCTGCAGGATATGGTCAACGAGATCGATGCGGACGGCGACGGGACCATCGATTTTCCCGAGTTCTTGACCAtgatggcgcgcaagatgAAGGACACAGACAGCGAGGAGGAGATTAAGGAGGCATTCAAGGTGTTCGACAAAGACGGCAACGGCTTTATCAGTGCTGCGGAGCTGCGCCATGTGTACGTATATGCCCGAGGCTCACCCTAGCATGACGAACCTGGGCGAGAAGCTGAGCGACCAAGAGGTGGAGGAGATGATTCGCGAGGCGGATACCGACGGCGATGGCCAAATCAACTACGACGAGTTTGTCAAGGTACGTGTGCGATGGGTACACTAACAGCAGATGATGATGAGCAAGGTGAGTGGGCCGCACACTGACCCCAGTAAGAAGTACCGCTTCGCCGTTTCTTACGCGTTATggctgcgcgtgtgcagctCCCAATATAGCCGCCTCGTCTCAACTTGCCTAGTGCATCCTGTACCTTTTCGCACGCGTTtcagcgcaagcactgccccagcgcagcagcataCTTCCCACCATTAATTACGTATTTCCTATACATCACAAACGTGCTCGTCTAGCGCCTCGCTGCGTTTTGTGGAGCTCGTTGTGACAGCAACGTCTTCGGCACGCGAGGCAGGTTCGTCGTTTTGCGGCGTACACTGTACTCTGCTAGCATGAGCGCAGAAAGCATGTCCAGCCATGACTACGATACCGGCTTCACGCACGCCTCTCCCCAGCTCACAGACCCGAACCTGTTTGCATCCTCAAGCGCGGACGCTGCCTCCCACTATGCCCCAGCGCCCATGAGCTACCCGCTAAGTCCGTCCCCGTCGCACATTTTATCTTCGGCACCAAGTGGCATGAGCTCTCCTATGAgcccgcggcgccgcacacgcgaTTCGCCGGTGCAGCAGTCGCTGCCGTACACAAAAGAGTTTGTCGACGAGTACCGCAAGCGAATGAAGGCCGATCCCGATCCCGAAGCGCAGTTTGCATTTGCCATGTACCTCATCGATGCTGCGAAACGCGTCGCGGATCCGCGCGATACGTCGAAAcaggcgcgcaagtaccgtgacgcgctgctttccGATAGTTTGCGCCTCatcaagcgcctcgcgaCTGCAGGACTTGTGCCGGGAAAGCCCCCCTTTGCAGATGCACAGTTTTACCTGGCAAACTGTTTTGGCCACGGCTCACTGGGCCTTCCTGTGGACCATACGAGAGCGTACCATCTCTACGTGCAGGCCTCGAAACAAAACCATCCCGCAGCGACGTACCGTACCGCGGTGTGCAACGAAGTCGGCGCTGGAACAAAACGCAACTACCAGCGCGGTGTGCTGTTTTACCGAAAAGCCGCGTCGCTAGGGGACACTGCGGGCATGTACAAGCTCGCAATGATTCTGCTGTATGGCCAGCTCGACGTTCCGCCTAATAAGCGCGAGGCGATTGTGTGgctccggcgcgctgccgagcaggCCGACGAAGACAACCCACACGCACTCCACGAGCTTGCTTTGCTCCACGAGACGCCCGCATGCAGTATTGTGCCGCACGACGAAGCatacgcgcgcgatttgtatacccaagcagcgcagctcgaGTACGCCCCCAGCCAGTTCCGCCTCGGCGAGGCGTATGCGAGTGGAACTCTGGCGTGCCCAATCGATCCACGAACGAGCATTAGCTGGCACACCAAGGCTGCGAATCATGGCGACGGAAATGCCGAGCTGGCACTCAGTGGATGGTATTTGACCGGCGCCGATGGCGTTTTGCAGCAGTCTGACGCCGAGGCGTACTTGtgggcgcgccgtgccgcgaaTAAAGGCGTGGCAAAAGCCGAGTACGCGGTCGGGTACTATGCAGAAACGGGCATCGGTACACGCCAGGATATGGAAGAGGCAAAAAGGTGgtatgcacgcgctgctgcacaaggacacgatcgtgcgcagcagcattTGCACAACCTGCGCAGTACGGGCGGGAAGAGCAAGGACTCCGACTGTGTCGTGATGTGAAAGAGTGCCCTTTTAGGCTCGAAACGATAGAAGATAGCTTGTATGGTTAGCGAGAGTCGTTGTGTTGGTGTGCCAGGGGTGCTGCCGTGCGCTTGAGCGGGCAGTGAAGGACGAGGAGAGGGGCCAAAGCGAGTGCTGCGTGTTCAGAGCGCTCGGCCATTGCAGTGTTGCTCGTGCAAAAACtgtcggcgctgctgcggctgtCAAGCCCGGCGATCGCGTGCTGCCCTTTGCGTTGCTGCCCGGCACTTTGACTCGGTGCACATTACATTATCACCTAGGTATCACTACGAGGCTACGTGCCGCACGGCAGCGATGCAACATCGCTCATACTCGGCGTCGGTGCCGCAGACGCTTGCAAGTCCGCCAGCATAGCCTGTACCGACGGATCCTCCAAGAAATTCTCCAAGTCTCCTCCATTCTGCGGCATTTGCGCCTCTGCACGATCACCAATCGTTTCCACGTacggcgcgggcgcgtTGGGAATCCccgtatgcgccgcaacgccCAAGCCACCGCTCCGGGTAAATTCCCGCAGCTGCTCTGCAAACGCCGGCGCTTGGTACACCTCGATCCCATTAAATGCATCGATACTGAGCCCACCCGAGCGGCCCGTGCTGAGTGCAAACGTATTTCCGTCCTGGCCCACGACATTCGGCATGCCAATCCCCGAGGCGGCAAGGATCCCATACGGGTCCTCGAGCAAATCCACCAGATTGTCCACATCCTCGCCCTCGTACGtcgacgacggcgacgcactgcgcgacgacgaccCATCTTCTACGGTCGCAGGCAGAGGCTTGCGTCGAGCAACGGCACGCTCGTCCGTCTGTGCATGCTTGgccacttgcgctgcttggctcgcgtcccatgcggcgagcgcgtgcgggTTGAGCCAGGCGCCGTTGTGCTCCCCAAACACGTCTTTGGTCGGCCATGTATCTGcgtgctcgtcgagcgcggccgGCTCTGCAGGCGCCAGTGCGAGGCTTGGCGAGGGCGGCGACCagtcttgcgcagcgcgcgtcggagtttgcgccgcggcgcgcttctcTGCGAGcttttcggcgcgctgtgcacgcgcaatgGTGCGGCCCACACTCGGGCTCTGTGGACATCCAAACGCGTCCTCTTCGATCCCCATAAACGGccccagcgcgcgcttgcggctgggcgacggcgagcTGGCGGAGCGCGCTATGCAAGCTTcgcgcgtgctcggcacggcCGAAtcactgcgcggcgcgtcgcattcgcgcgtcgcgtaCGGATTCACGGTGCCGTTCCGTCCGTGGGGGCGCTTTCgtgggctgcggcgcggtggACTGGAGGCGGGCGCACGCGACAGGAAAttcgcgcggtgcatctCCACAAAGTCCATGTCGGCTTCGCTGAGGAGCGTGTTCATCACCGTCGCTGGCGAAGACTGAAGGAGATAGgaaggcgcgccgtacgTGCTTGTGGGACTCGAATGCGACTTGGTgtcctgcgcggcgcgtcccatgcgcagcggacTGGACACTGACAGATTGGGATCCAGCTCGTGCAGCGGCCCTTGGCGCTGGAGGCGCTTCGCGTCGCGGTTTGCCACCGCACTGAGCGTGCGCCCGAGCTTggcttttttcgcgcgcggcggaggaCGGGCGCCAAAGACGTGGTCCGGGCGCGACGTGCCGTACTTGGTAAAGTAGAGACCgcacgcattgcacgcCTGCcaccgcgtcgcgccatcGGCAAGTGCCTTGGAAAGCCCGCTGAACTTGGGGATCCAAGGCAGCGACACGGCATCCGTCGGCGGGCGCTCGCTCGCTGGATAGTGTACAGGAACGCCAGGGGGAAGGACGAGCATGCGCCACGTTTTGCACGATTCCGTGCCGCAATTGTAGCACAcgcgctctgtgcgcgaTTCGCGAAGaggacgcggcggcgcgcgctgcggcggcgagcttgcgTCTTGGccctgcgcgccgtgctgtgTGGCGCCTGCGAGCATatgcagcatgcgcatcAGCTGCTcacgctgctcggcacTCGGCTGCTCGtggcgcgtttgcagcgcctggagCACTgggaggagctgcgcgtgtgtggtttgcggcacagccgaggtgcttggcgcgtccatgggcgtgtgcggccattgttttgcgcggcgcggcgcttcctTTAAGCGAAGCACAACTTCGAGCACTTCCGCCACACCCGCGTCCTCCTCATCGGAGCTAAATGCGCCATAGTGCTGCTTTGtctctgcacgcacacgcccCGTGACGCTCGAAGTGCCGTCGCCGGGCTCCTCGAGTGCGCCGCTAAAGTATCCTTTGCCGACAAGAACTTGCGTAGCGCGGTACGACTTGTTTGGACTCTGCTCCTGGCCGGAGCGGTATGTGTGAGTGCGCGatggcgagcgctgcgcaacatgCTGCGACTCGTCGGGGTCGACGACATAGACGATGTAGTCGTGTTCGGTATCGAGGACGAGGTCGGGACTCGCGTCGCATATCGCGCCGAGACATGTCTTGAGCATAACGCGGCCCAGCTGGACCACCTGCGGAACGCTGCCAtatgcgcacgctgccaAACGCACAGGGATccggcgctggacgcgcgcaatcATAGTATGCTGTGGACTGCGATCCAGCGAGTAGAGCACTTTGACTATTGTTAGCGATGCACACACGAACCTCCCATGATACGCCGCTCActccgccgccgcttggacGCTGCGGGTGTATATGCTAAAGGAGTGgccatcgtcgtcgccaCGGCACAAGTgcctgcgcaagcaacgcgacgcggcgcgcggcggcgtgtaTGAATCACGTGCCGGCTACACGTGGCTTggtggcgcgcaaggcacgttGCATGGACGCGCCATTGTACCGGCTCGAGTACCTGTCGTTGGTGGGCAAGATCGCGACGGAAGTCGAGAATCATGTGGGAATCAATGATCGGGTGCTGGCCGAGTTCATTATTTCTCTTCATGATCAGTCGCCCTCGCTGAAGAATTTTCAGAGcaagctcgacgaggcAGGCGCGGAGTTCGGCGCAGCGTTTGTGGAGAATTTGGACCGGCTCATCCGGACACTGCACCCTAAGCACAAAGAGCACAAGgagcacgatgcgcagctccagcgcatgcCGGGCCTGGCCATTCGCGATCGCGACTGGGCCGACGCTTCCGATTACCAAGATACCCcgcaggagcgcgaagcTGCACGCAgagccgcacgccgccgcttggacgacgacgtAGACGATATGGACAGCAAAGTACCGTGCCGGCCACGGCGCGATTCTGTGTCGCCGCGTGGCCGCGATCGCGAGCCGCCAGCgcatctgcagcgcgacgagcagccCATCGTCGGCAAAGTATACCGCGGGCGCGTCTCTGGCGTCAAGGATTTCGGCGCATTTGTCACCCTTGATGGCGTCGTGGGGCGGCAGGATGGGCTCGTGCATGTAagtgcgatgcgcgcgggCCGTGTAGAGCATCCTTCGGACATTgtctcgcgcggcgaccaAGTCAGCGTCAAGGTGGTCTCTGTAAATGGGAATAGAATTGCGCTCGCGATGAAGGACGTTGATCAAGTCACGGGCCGTGActatgcgccgcagcgcagtgcacaaGCTCTTACCGGCGCGAacagtgcgccgctcggcgtcgtcgaaaaagatgcgccggcgcagcggcgcccCAAACGGCTCACAAGCCCCGAGCGCTGGGAGCTCATGCAGCTCATCGCGAGTGGCGTTGCCAAGGCGAGCGACTACCCCGAGCTGATGGATCAAGAGCTCTCCACgcccgcgacgcgcgccaaaggcAACGACCCCGACGAGGAGGTGGAGATCGAGGTGCACGAAAAAGAAGCGCCGTTCCTCAAAGGCCAAACCGCCGCTTCCTTGGAGCTCTCCCCTGTGCGCGTCGTGAAAGCGCCCGACGGCTCGATGaaccgcgccgcacaggctggcgcatcgcttgccaaggagcgccgcgagctcCGGCAACAGGAGCTTAACGAGCAGGCAGACGCGGAAAAACGCGATACCTCTACGGGGTGGCTCGATCCCATGGCCCAGCAAGGCGACCGCCAATTTGCCCAGGATCTGCGCGGCAATACGCtggggcgccgcgcgcaggagcagTCCGAGTGGAAGAAGCAAGCGTTTAACAAAAAGACGACTTTTGGCAAGATTAGCACGCTCAGTATccaggagcagcgcaagagccTGCCGATTTACAAactccgcgcgcagctaATCCAAGCAGTAAGGGAGAACCAGGTGCTCATTGTGGTCGGCGAGACGGGCTCGGGCAAGACGACGCAGCTCACACAGTACCTTGCCGAGGAAGGATTTGCCGACCGCGGCAAGATTGGATGCACACAGCCGCGCCGTGTTGCGGCAATGAGCGTCGCAAAGCGTGTTGCCGAAGAAGTTGGCTCGCGTGTCGGCCAAGAGATTGGCTACACGGTCCGGTTCGACGACTGTACCAGCGCAGAAACACGGATCAAGTACATGACGGACGGAatgctccagcgcgagtGTCTTGTGGACCGCGACGTGAGTGCCTACACCGTCATTATGCtcgacgaagcgcacgagcgcacaATTGCCACAGATGTCTTGTTTGGCCTTTTGAAAAAAGCGCTCCAACGCCGCCCGGACCTCAAACTGATTGTCACGTCGGCCACGCTCGACGCGGAAAAGTTCAGCACCTACTTTTTTGGGTGCCCTATTTTCACCATCCCAGGCCGCACCTTTCCTGTGGAGATTATGTATACCAAGGAGCCAGAGCCGGATTACTTGGACGCGAGTCTCATTACCGTCATGCAGATTCATCTCTCCGAGCCCCCGGGCGATATTCTCGTCTTTCTCACGGGCCAGGAGGAGATTGATACCAGCTGCGAGATTCTGTACGAGCGCATGCGTGCGTTGGGGCCGTCCGTGCCCGAGCTCATCATCCTTCCCGTCTACTcggcgctgccgagcgAGATGCAGACGCGCATTTTCGagcccgcgccgccgggcgcgcgcaaagtcgTGCTTGCGACCAACATTGCCGAGACCAGTGTCACGATCGACGGCGTTTTCTACGTCGTGGACCCAGGGTTCGTAAAGCAGAATGCCTACGATGCGCGTCTCGGCATGGACAGTCTCGTTGTCACGCCCATTTcgcaggcacaggcgcgccaAAGGGCTGGTCGTGCAGGCAGGACAGGCCCGGGTAAGTG harbors:
- a CDS encoding uncharacterized protein (EggNog:ENOG503NWWI; COG:M; COG:O; COG:T) gives rise to the protein MSAESMSSHDYDTGFTHASPQLTDPNLFASSSADAASHYAPAPMSYPLSPSPSHILSSAPSGMSSPMSPRRRTRDSPVQQSLPYTKEFVDEYRKRMKADPDPEAQFAFAMYLIDAAKRVADPRDTSKQARKYRDALLSDSLRLIKRLATAGLVPGKPPFADAQFYLANCFGHGSLGLPVDHTRAYHLYVQASKQNHPAATYRTAVCNEVGAGTKRNYQRGVLFYRKAASLGDTAGMYKLAMILLYGQLDVPPNKREAIVWLRRAAEQADEDNPHALHELALLHETPACSIVPHDEAYARDLYTQAAQLEYAPSQFRLGEAYASGTLACPIDPRTSISWHTKAANHGDGNAELALSGWYLTGADGVLQQSDAEAYLWARRAANKGVAKAEYAVGYYAETGIGTRQDMEEAKRWYARAAAQGHDRAQQHLHNLRSTGGKSKDSDCVVM
- a CDS encoding uncharacterized protein (EggNog:ENOG503P975), coding for MGVKVLYSLDRSPQHTMIARVQRRIPVRLAACAYGSVPQVVQLGRVMLKTCLGAICDASPDLVLDTEHDYIVYVVDPDESQHVAQRSPSRTHTYRSGQEQSPNKSYRATQVLVGKGYFSGALEEPGDGTSSVTGRVRAETKQHYGAFSSDEEDAGVAEVLEVVLRLKEAPRRAKQWPHTPMDAPSTSAVPQTTHAQLLPVLQALQTRHEQPSAEQREQLMRMLHMLAGATQHGAQGQDASSPPQRAPPRPLRESRTERVCYNCGTESCKTWRMLVLPPGVPVHYPASERPPTDAVSLPWIPKFSGLSKALADGATRWQACNACGLYFTKYGTSRPDHVFGARPPPRAKKAKLGRTLSAVANRDAKRLQRQGPLHELDPNLSVSSPLRMGRAAQDTKSHSSPTSTYGAPSYLLQSSPATVMNTLLSEADMDFVEMHRANFLSRAPASSPPRRSPRKRPHGRNGTVNPYATRECDAPRSDSAVPSTREACIARSASSPSPSRKRALGPFMGIEEDAFGCPQSPSVGRTIARAQRAEKLAEKRAAAQTPTRAAQDWSPPSPSLALAPAEPAALDEHADTWPTKDVFGEHNGAWLNPHALAAWDASQAAQVAKHAQTDERAVARRKPLPATVEDGSSSRSASPSSTYEGEDVDNLVDLLEDPYGILAASGIGMPNVVGQDGNTFALSTGRSGGLSIDAFNGIEVYQAPAFAEQLREFTRSGGLGVAAHTGIPNAPAPYVETIGDRAEAQMPQNGGDLENFLEDPSVQAMLADLQASAAPTPSMSDVASLPCGT
- the PRP22 gene encoding RNA helicase (COG:A; EggNog:ENOG503NVRX), with the protein product MDAPLYRLEYLSLVGKIATEVENHVGINDRVLAEFIISLHDQSPSLKNFQSKLDEAGAEFGAAFVENLDRLIRTLHPKHKEHKEHDAQLQRMPGLAIRDRDWADASDYQDTPQEREAARRAARRRLDDDVDDMDSKVPCRPRRDSVSPRGRDREPPAHLQRDEQPIVGKVYRGRVSGVKDFGAFVTLDGVVGRQDGLVHVSAMRAGRVEHPSDIVSRGDQVSVKVVSVNGNRIALAMKDVDQVTGRDYAPQRSAQALTGANSAPLGVVEKDAPAQRRPKRLTSPERWELMQLIASGVAKASDYPELMDQELSTPATRAKGNDPDEEVEIEVHEKEAPFLKGQTAASLELSPVRVVKAPDGSMNRAAQAGASLAKERRELRQQELNEQADAEKRDTSTGWLDPMAQQGDRQFAQDLRGNTLGRRAQEQSEWKKQAFNKKTTFGKISTLSIQEQRKSLPIYKLRAQLIQAVRENQVLIVVGETGSGKTTQLTQYLAEEGFADRGKIGCTQPRRVAAMSVAKRVAEEVGSRVGQEIGYTVRFDDCTSAETRIKYMTDGMLQRECLVDRDVSAYTVIMLDEAHERTIATDVLFGLLKKALQRRPDLKLIVTSATLDAEKFSTYFFGCPIFTIPGRTFPVEIMYTKEPEPDYLDASLITVMQIHLSEPPGDILVFLTGQEEIDTSCEILYERMRALGPSVPELIILPVYSALPSEMQTRIFEPAPPGARKVVLATNIAETSVTIDGVFYVVDPGFVKQNAYDARLGMDSLVVTPISQAQARQRAGRAGRTGPGKCYRLYTEAAFRNEMLPNPIPDIQRQNLSSTILMLKAMGINDLLHFDFMDPPPAQTMLTALESLYALSALDDEGLLTRLGRKMADFPMDPPMAKMLITSVDLGCSEEVLSIAAMLSIQNVFYRPKDKQAQADAKRAKFFQPEGDHLTLLTVYNAWVSNNFSMPWCVDNFIQGRALRRAQDVRKQLLGIMDRYHHDIISCGRNYNRIRRAICAGYFRNAAKKDPHEGYRSLAEGGGNVYLHPSSSLFNRPSEYVVYHEVVMTTKEYMREVTAIEPKWLLEVAPRFFRSADSANISKRKRQEKIKPLFNKYATDPDEWRISKQRAKAIWTNDQKF